A single region of the Brassica rapa cultivar Chiifu-401-42 chromosome A03, CAAS_Brap_v3.01, whole genome shotgun sequence genome encodes:
- the LOC103855896 gene encoding uncharacterized protein LOC103855896, whose protein sequence is MYNECSSPSSARSTRSTTHRMRSPICCLGANAVVEPEAMIGPRTPRSPYEWLKSTAQELELRERCRRVKTRVKVTCRNNNCAHHNHHHHQRHQSQSYPVDFSYDALSYALNFEDDVRADEDGSFPNFTARLPASPVTKPRSARVDLISF, encoded by the coding sequence ATGTACAATGAATGCAGTTCTCCTTCTTCCGCTAGATCAACGAGAAGTACTACCCACAGAATGAGATCTCCGATCTGCTGCCTAGGAGCCAACGCGGTGGTTGAACCTGAAGCGATGATCGGACCGAGAACACCTCGATCTCCTTACGAGTGGCTCAAATCCACGGCGCAGGAGCTCGAGCTCAGAGAACGTTGCCGCCGGGTCAAGACACGCGTCAAGGTTACGTGCCGCAACAACAACTGCGCTCATcacaaccaccaccaccaccagagACACCAGAGCCAGAGCTATCCTGTGGATTTCAGCTACGATGCGTTGAGCTACGCCCTCAATTTCGAGGACGATGTACGTGCGGACGAGGACGGTTCTTTCCCTAATTTCACGGCGAGGTTGCCTGCATCTCCGGTTACAAAGCCTAGATCGGCGAGGGTTGATCTGATCTCGTTCTGA